Proteins found in one Miscanthus floridulus cultivar M001 chromosome 4, ASM1932011v1, whole genome shotgun sequence genomic segment:
- the LOC136551851 gene encoding uncharacterized protein, translated as MMATHHDALWAKLHELELQLAAYKLLRAARGDGDDVGFAFADGAETPGGGSTCRGRQYDAYMRRRNARRVAASAEQQQQPANNKAQQPRGVRAAGAGRTTPMSPRSALRCAARGTQEAGATPRLVIAPAKRTPAVSSTPSTPRKDGAGQARLSSHHQRRNSLGVLAEFGECATPRPFLKRGTGTGGAAAPARLRTTRVHDLPTLDVAITPRPLPQQQQQEELGHAHAHTQAPRHVRSVSELPFETAALASPQARARKRWGSPERPTAVFSDSHRDMSKGLKKLLGFVRKGGRSGGGGDQPVPAPSPRGSGKPVSRGWCGCSHVDVPFDRASLDGHRFPMTRAVGISG; from the coding sequence ATGATGGCGACCCACCACGACGCGCTGTGGGCGAAGCTGCACGAGCTGGAGTTGCAGCTCGCGGCGTACAAGCTCCTGCGCGCCGCGCGCGGGGACGGGGACGACGTGGGTTTCGCTTTCGCGGACGGGGCCGAGACGCCGGGGGGCGGCAGCACCTGCCGCGGCAGGCAGTACGACGCCTACATGCGCCGGCGCAACGCCAGGCGCGTGGCCGCGTcggccgagcagcagcagcaaccggcGAATAATAAGGCTCAGCAACCTCGGGGCGTGCGCGCCGCGGGGGCGGGGCGCACCACGCCGATGAGCCCGCGTAGTGCGCTCCGGTGCGCGGCTCGCGGCACGCAGGAGGCGGGCGCCACTCCGCGGCTGGTCATTGCCCCGGCGAAGAGGACGCCGGCCGTGTCGTCCACCCCGAGCACCCCGAGAAAGGACGGCGCCGGCCAGGCGAGGCTGTCGTCGCACCACCAGAGGCGGAACAGCCTCGGCGTGCTCGCCGAGTTCGGCGAGTGCGCCACGCCGAGGCCGTTCCTGAAACGCGGCACGGGCACCGGCGGCGCGGCCGCGCCGGCCAGGCTGCGGACGACGCGGGTGCACGACCTGCCGACCCTCGACGTGGCCATCACCCCGAGGCCGCtgccccagcagcagcagcaggaggagctcGGCCACGCCCACGCGCACACCCAGGCGCCGCGCCACGTCCGGTCCGTGTCGGAGCTGCCGTTCGAGACGGCGGCGCTGGCCTCGCCGCAGGCGCGGGCGAGGAAGCGGTGGGGCAGCCCGGAGAGGCCAACGGCGGTGTTCTCCGACTCGCACAGGGACATGTCCAAGGGGCTCAAGAAGCTGCTGGGCTTCGTGAGGAAAGGCggcaggagcggcggcggcggcgaccagcCTGTCCCGGCGCCCAGCCCGCGCGGGAGTGGGAAGCCCGTGAGCAGGGGGTGGTGTGGTTGCTCCCACGTCGACGTCCCGTTCGACCGCGCAAGCCTGGACGGGCACCGGTTCCCCATGACGCGGGCAGTTGGCATCTCCGGATGA
- the LOC136551852 gene encoding protein TIFY 10c-like isoform X1 — MAGRAPATARDKTSFAATCSLLSQYLKEKKGALQGLGGLAMAPAPAADSPIVVAGAGALRPPTTMNLLSALDAPAEEPSDAAKATIGEPKDHDKRTAGNPREAAGDEAQQLTIFYGGKVVVFDKFPATKVKDLLQIVNPGGDGVDKAGATVPTQNLPTPSHSSLSDLPIARSNSLHRFLEKRKDRITAKAPYQVNSSVGVEAPKQAAGVEKKPWLGLGTVKQEI; from the exons ATGGCTGGACGtgcgccggcgacggcgagggacaAGACCAGCTTCGCCGCCACGTGCAGCCTGCTGAGCCAGTATCTCAAGGAGAAGAAGGGCGCCCTGCAGGGCCTTGGCGGCCTCGCcatggcgccggcgccggcagctG ACTCGCCCATCGTCGTCGCAGGAGCAGGAGCTTTACGGCCGCCGACCACCATGAACTTGCTGTCAGCGCTCGACGCGCCGGCCGAGGAGCCCAGCGACGCGGCAAAGGCCACCATCGGGGAGCCAAAAGACCATGACAAACGCACCGCCGGAAATCCAAG GGAGGCAGCTGGAGACGAGGCGCAACAGCTGACCATCTTCTACGGTGGAAAAGTGGTTGTCTTCGACAAGTTCCCCGCCACCAAGGTCAAGGACTTGCTGCAAATCGTGAACCCTGGCGGCGACGGCGTGGACAAGGCCGGTGCCACTGTCCCAACGCAGAACCTGCCTACGCCTTCACACAGCAGCCTCTCTG ATCTGCCGATTGCGAGGAGCAATTCACTCCACAGGTTCCTTGAGAAGAGAAAGGACAG GATAACTGCAAAGGCGCCATACCAAGTCAACAGCTCTGTTGGCGTAGAGGCGCCCAAGCAAGCGGCCGGAGTGGAGAAGAAACCTTGGCTGGGTCTGGGCACAGTCAAGCAGGAGATCTGA
- the LOC136551852 gene encoding protein TIFY 10c-like isoform X2, giving the protein MAGRAPATARDKTSFAATCSLLSQYLKEKKGALQGLGGLAMAPAPAAGAGALRPPTTMNLLSALDAPAEEPSDAAKATIGEPKDHDKRTAGNPREAAGDEAQQLTIFYGGKVVVFDKFPATKVKDLLQIVNPGGDGVDKAGATVPTQNLPTPSHSSLSDLPIARSNSLHRFLEKRKDRITAKAPYQVNSSVGVEAPKQAAGVEKKPWLGLGTVKQEI; this is encoded by the exons ATGGCTGGACGtgcgccggcgacggcgagggacaAGACCAGCTTCGCCGCCACGTGCAGCCTGCTGAGCCAGTATCTCAAGGAGAAGAAGGGCGCCCTGCAGGGCCTTGGCGGCCTCGCcatggcgccggcgccggcagctG GAGCAGGAGCTTTACGGCCGCCGACCACCATGAACTTGCTGTCAGCGCTCGACGCGCCGGCCGAGGAGCCCAGCGACGCGGCAAAGGCCACCATCGGGGAGCCAAAAGACCATGACAAACGCACCGCCGGAAATCCAAG GGAGGCAGCTGGAGACGAGGCGCAACAGCTGACCATCTTCTACGGTGGAAAAGTGGTTGTCTTCGACAAGTTCCCCGCCACCAAGGTCAAGGACTTGCTGCAAATCGTGAACCCTGGCGGCGACGGCGTGGACAAGGCCGGTGCCACTGTCCCAACGCAGAACCTGCCTACGCCTTCACACAGCAGCCTCTCTG ATCTGCCGATTGCGAGGAGCAATTCACTCCACAGGTTCCTTGAGAAGAGAAAGGACAG GATAACTGCAAAGGCGCCATACCAAGTCAACAGCTCTGTTGGCGTAGAGGCGCCCAAGCAAGCGGCCGGAGTGGAGAAGAAACCTTGGCTGGGTCTGGGCACAGTCAAGCAGGAGATCTGA